The genomic stretch ATTTGCGGGGTGCATACAATTTTGTACACATTCGTAAGGGCgacgaatggaagactgcatTTAACACCAGGGACGGGCATTACTAGTATCTCgtaatgcctttcggtctctgtaatgcccacgcggtcttccaggagttcatcaatgaTGTCCTCCTGGATTTCTTGGTAGATTCATGGTCGTTTATTTAGACAATATACTAATCTACTCATCGGACCCGCAGACTCACCGGGATcatgtgtgtcaggttttccagaagctgagggagaataGCCTATACGCCAAACTCAAGAAGTGGCTGTTTGAGGTGAGAGAATTGCCCTTCCTAGGGTATATTGTCTCTGAACGCGGATTGGCAATGGATCCATCCAATCTCTCAGCTGTTCTGGATTGGCCTCAGTCTAAGGACCTGAAGGGATTACAGCgtttcttaggtttcgccaacttctaccgcaaaaTTATTAAGAACTTTTCTGCAGTGGTAGTGACTCTCacgaacctcactaagaagggggcgaacccttctaagtggacgagaaaGCCTGGCgaagcctttgagacgctgaagcAGGCAGCTCATCCAGACACTTCTCAACCTTTTGTCCTCGGGGTTGGCGCCTCTGAGGTTGGTGTGGGGGCGGTTCTCTCTCAGTATTCTGGAAATCCTGAGAGGTTTTATTCTTGTGCAATTATgacatcggcaatagagagcttctgggagttaaGTTGGTCTTTCAAGAGTgaagacattggctagagggtgcagaacatcccattaCGGTTTACACCGACCACAAAAACCTCAAATACATCGAAGGTGCCAAAAGGTTAAATTCTCGTCAAGCTCGCTGGGCATTATTTTTCACTCGCTTTAATTTCTTGTTAACTTACAAACCGGGACCCCAAAAATGTCAAAGCAGATGCTCTCTCCCGTTGTTTCCCAGAAACCATTTTGGTACATGACTCTGAGCCTGAGCCCATTATTCCTGCGAGGTGCTTCGTAGCCGCTTTGAACACCCCAGGTATAATGGAAGACTTGTCTTCTCTTCTGCCTTTACAGGTGGAAAGCCCTCCTAACAAACCCGAAGGTCGACTGCTCGTGCCTTTAAATTTCAGGCTGAGTCATACAACAGTTACATGAGTCTAAGTTGTCCGGGCATGTGGGGATAAAAGACAATGTCCCTTTTGTAAATGCCATGTCTGGTGGCCTAAGATGTTTCTTTGATATCAAAGCCTACATTCAGGCATGTAGTATTTGTGCTCAGTGTAAATCGGCTCGGTCCGCCCCCTCTGGTACTTTGCCTCCGCTGCCTATTCCTTCGGCCCCATGGACCCATGTGTCTATGGACTTCATAACAGATCTGCCTAGGTCTTCCAGTTGTATGGTAatttgggtagtggtggaccgttttagtatgATGGCCCATTTTATACCACTCCCCGGATTGCCATCGGCTGGAGAGCTGGCAGATCTGTTTGTGAAGCATGTCTTCCAATTACACGGGGCGCCGGAGGATATTGTTTCAGATAGAGGAGTCCAGTTTATCTCCCGGTTCTGGCATTCTTTCTGCTCCCGTTTGGGGATTGGGCTGTCATTTTCATCTGgctttcacccagagaccaacgggcAGATGGAGAGAACGAACCAGACTCTGGAACAATATCTCCGGTGTTtcatgtcagactgccaggaggaatgggcagctcaCCTCCCCTTTgcagaggtggcttataataactccaAACATGCCTCTACAAAGATGTCTctgttcaggtgcgtggggggcaacGACCCAAGACTCTCCTCTCTGGCAGGggcctccactgactcaccggtggtggaccAATGGTTCCAGGATAAACAACAAAATTACTACTTCTCCCTTAATTATATTGATAGTGTGGGTTTGTATGTATTtatgcagagtgtatttgtgtataataaatatatatatacacacacacacacacacacacacacacacctaaagaattattaggaacaccatactaatacggtgttggacccccttttgccttcagcactgccttaattctacgtggcattgattcaacaaggtgctgatagcattctttagaaatgttggcccatattgaaaggatagcatcttgcagttgatggagatttgagggatgcacatccagggcacgaagctcacgttccaccacatcccaaagatgctctattgggttgagatctggtgactgtgggggccattttagtacagtgaactcattgtcatgttcaagaaaccaatttgaaatgatttgagctttgtgacatggtgcattatcctgctggaagtagccatcagaggatgggtacatggtggtcatgaagggatggacatggtcaggaacaatgttcaggtagcccatggcatttaaacgatggccaattggcactaaggggcctaaactgTGCCCAGaatacatcccccacaccattacaccaccaccagcctgcacagtggtaacaaggcatgatggatacatgttctcattctgtttacgccaaattcggactctaccatttgaatgtctcaacagaaatcgagactcatcagaccaggcaacatttttccagtcttcaacggtccaattttggtgagctcgtgcaaattgtagcctctttttcctatttgtagtggagatgagtggtacccggtggggtcttctgctgttgtagcccatccgcctcaaggacCTCgggtgtaacgagtggttatttcagtcaacgttgctctatcagcttgaatcagtcggcccattctcctctgacctctagcatcaacaaggcattttcgcccacaggactgccgcatactggaggtttttcccttttcacaccattctttgtaaaccctagaaatggttgtgcgtgaaaatcccagtaactgagcagattgtgaaatactcagaccggcccgtctggcaccaacaaacatgcacgctcaaaattgcttaaatcgcctttctttcccattctgacattcagtttggagttcaggagattgtcttgaccaggaccacaaccctacatgcattgaagcaactgccattaggtgttcctaataattctttaggtgagtgtgtatatgtgtgtgtgtatatatatattagggtgcacaccctaatgcaataggctgcgcaggCCTATGTGCAGAATCATTGTAGAAATAGGTTTTACATGCAGCAACTCAACACTGTTTCATCAACGCAGGATTTTTATCAAAGTAAAATCTGCAtttatgaattttattttatttatccacCGGCCATGGATTAGTATTTCTCCTAGAGAAATCTGATAACTTGCTGTGAATAACTGTGCACAGTTAATGCCTGAGAGGGCGGCAGGGAGAGGGAGGAGGCGTTGTTTTCTGGCTTGAATAAATAGTTTGGTAAAAGGGAGGAATGCAAAGTGCTGGCTACAGTGTGGGAAAGCGTCTGGTGACTGACAAAGCATAGCATATAGGCCTGCAAGACCTGCCACATAAAAAATGTAAGGGAATTGTCTAGAGGCTGCTGTAATATAGACTTTGGCTTGAGGAACTGCATATTCCCTTTCAACTCTCTTTCTATTCTTTCCAGAAGATCACATTAGACATTATGGAGTCAGAATGGCGTCGGAAGGATTGGGTTAAGATCCGCGGTGTCCCAATGATCTGCGCTTGTTCTTCAAACTGGGAGAGGATTGATGAATTCCAGGCCAGAGAAAATGACATTGTTATCGCCACCTACCCCAAATCAGGTCAGTCATGAATCAGGCCAGCTCTCTGACCTGCAGAGCGGCAGGGTAAGAAGTGGACATCTTACTTGACTGTCTCTTTAAGGTACAACATGGATGAGCGAGATTGTGGATGCCGTCCTGAATGACGCGGACACAGAGAAGAGCCGGAGAGATAACATCTTTAACAAGGTTCCAATGCTGGAGTTCTGGGTGCCCGGTGCAATACCCCCAGGTATCTGAAAATTAATATTAACCCTATACCCCCTTTTTAGATGTAATGGCTCCTGTAATTAATTGCACTTAACCATAATTTAAGTATGataataatactgcccctatggagTAGAATATATTGACTATACATTTTCCCCAGGGACAGTAGTTAATTCGATCTTCCTTGTAGTAAATGTTGGTTTATTATCTTCCAGGATCTGAGGTTCTGGACTCTCTACCTTCTCCTAGAGTGGTAAAAACCCATCTACCAGTCTCACTCTTTCCCAAGTCATTTTGGGAAAAGAACTGTAAGGTACGGGGTGCTCCTCATTCTTCTCTCTCACACTGCAATCATTTGGGTATAATCCATTTGGCAACTTTCTTTGCTTTGTGTCTTATCAGATTATCTATGTAGCGAGGAATCCTAAAGACGTGGTCGTGTCATTTTATCATTTTGATAAAATGAACCAACTACATCCGGAGCCGGGGACCTGGGAGGAATACTTGGAGAAGTTCATTCAAGGAAACAGTGAGGAATAGTTACTTATTCTTTCTGTTGTCATTTTATGGATTGATGTTGACATGTTTTCGGTTTGTTCCAGTGGGATTTGGGCCATGGGGAGCTCACGTCAAAGAGTTTTGGGCCTTAAGACAAGAAAGAAACATCCTTTATGTGTTCTATGAAGATATGTTGGAGGTAAGTCTCCTCCTCCTAGAATTTCTTGAAGAGCTTGGGCAGGATGACAACTGAGTACTTACCATACTGAGCTCCTACCAAGCCTCTAGTATCCTCAGTTTTCCTCTGTCCGGTAGGTGGTGATCGGTCGTACCTCCAGCAATTCTCCAGCATAGCGGGCAGCATGGTAGTTGAGGTATCTTAATGTGCTGTCTAATCTGTTGAGCTGAATATTTATCCTCCTTTTCTCTATACAGGACCCAAAGAGGGAGATTCAGAAAGTATTAAAGTTTCTGGGGAAAGATCTTTCAGACGATGTCATAGAGACGATTTGTCTACAAACCTCCTTCAAGGCCATGAAAGAGAACCCAACAACAAACTACACCGCCATCCCATCTACTATTATGGACCAAACAGTCTCTCCGTTTATGAGGAAAGGTAGAACACTGCCACCTGGCTGCCACAAGATCAACTGCACTATTATTGACTACTTTTTATGAATAAGATCAGATTTTCAATGCAGTGATATTGGGAAAGGCTAACCTCTGACACAGCAGGGATGGACAGAAGATTAGCATCTTTATGAGACCGTTTTAGTTGTCACTCTGACTGTTGTAGGTGAGTAGTAATGACAACACTCAGTTACCAACTAAAATGGTCTAAAAAGGGCTTTGTCTCTCTTTTTCCCAGGAATCTGCGGAGACTGGAAAAATCACTTCACTGTGTCCGAGAGCGAGAGATTCGATGAGTATTATCAGAAAGAAATGTCCGGCACCGATCTATCCTTCCGCTTTCTGGTGTGAATGAGCTCAAGGACACAACCTAGTCTGAGAACGGGTCTAGAGAAACCTTCGAATAGCCTTGGTAGTCACACAGTGTGACGGTATGTTCTGGTGATAAATAATAGCCCAAACCCAAACATCAAATTGCTGATCCTTCAACCAAGTACAGGAcaagtctgcaaaaaacgcttccgttacaataatacaaccgcatgcatccatcatgaatggatccggttgtattatgtcttctctATAgaagatccgtcatgaacaccgttgaaagtcaataggggacggatcagttttctattgtcagatccgtgttgctccgcaccacatcgcggacagaaaacaaCTGCTTGCAGTgttagggtagtttcacacttgcggcagagtgatccagcaagcagttcagttgccggaactgcctgccagatcgggCAAGCTGCATGCAAccagacagcatttgtagacggctCCGGATGCAGATCTGTCGGTATTCAGGcaagttttcagtt from Bufo gargarizans isolate SCDJY-AF-19 chromosome 8, ASM1485885v1, whole genome shotgun sequence encodes the following:
- the LOC122945592 gene encoding sulfotransferase family cytosolic 1B member 1-like — encoded protein: MESEWRRKDWVKIRGVPMICACSSNWERIDEFQARENDIVIATYPKSGTTWMSEIVDAVLNDADTEKSRRDNIFNKVPMLEFWVPGAIPPGSEVLDSLPSPRVVKTHLPVSLFPKSFWEKNCKIIYVARNPKDVVVSFYHFDKMNQLHPEPGTWEEYLEKFIQGNMGFGPWGAHVKEFWALRQERNILYVFYEDMLEDPKREIQKVLKFLGKDLSDDVIETICLQTSFKAMKENPTTNYTAIPSTIMDQTVSPFMRKGICGDWKNHFTVSESERFDEYYQKEMSGTDLSFRFLV